The Synechococcus sp. CC9605 sequence ACCCGGCAGCAATGGGATCAGCGGCAGGGCTGGCTTCAGGCCGATGCGTAGAGCCATTCCAATTGATCCCGATGAATGGTGTCTGGAGCCGCATCGATCACCAGGGCGCCTCCACGGAGCCCCAGAACCCGATCAAACCGGTGTATCAGATCCGGTCGATGCAGGCTGATCAGACAGCCCGGCAAGAGGAGCAGGGTGTTGAGAACGTCTTCGGCGAGGCTGGGATCAAGGGCGGAGAGGGGTTCGTCCGCCAGCACGAGTTCAGGCTGCTGATGCAGCAAACGGCCCAGAGCCACCCGTTGGCGCTGCCCTCCGGAGAGCTCACGCACGGGCTGTTCAAGCAAATCGGCCTCCAATTTCACCTGGTGCATCAATGCCAGGCAGGTGTTTGTGTCCAGGGGACCCAGCAAGTTTCGAATCGCCCAGAGCAGCCCATGGCGTCCCAGGGCACCGCTGTTGATGTTCTGGATCACGCTCAGTTCCTCCACCAGGCGCAGGTCCTGCCAGAGCGTGCCAATCTGGCGCCGTTGCCGGCGGGACAGCTGTTGAGGGGGGCGACTACACCAGTGCACGGATCCAGCATCGGGGCTTAGGGCCCCATTGCAGAGCTTCAGCAACGTGGTTTTGCCGGCGCCACTGGCACCGAGCAAAACCACACGCTGGTCCGCACGAAGGGTGAGAGTGATCGGTTGGAGCCGTTGCCCCAGGCAGGCCTGGCGCAGCTCCAGCAGCGCCGTCAACGGATCTTTCCGAGTTGGCGACCCACCGTTTCTATCATCACGTAGTCCTCGTCCTTGGCGGGGATGAAGCGTTCGGCACCAAACAGCTCAAGAATAGTGGCGCCGTTCTCTGTGTCTGCCGAAAGGTCCAGCAAGGCGGTTTGGAGCTTGTCGGTGAAACCATCGCCAAAGCGCTCATCCAGCCCAGGCCTCACCACCCAGTGGTAATCCACGTAGGGCGGTGTCCTCCAGATCACCGACACCTTGCTTGGATCCACGCGGCCGTCCGCCATATTGCTGCGCCAGACCTGCTCGTTCAAGGCGCCCACCTCGTAGGCACCGCTTTGCACCACAGCAATGGTGGCGTCGTGGCTTCCGCTGAAGCCAGGTCCGCCCCCCGCCAGATCCTCAGGTTTCACGCCGTTCTCCCCCATGAAAAACTGGGGCATCAGGCGGCCGGAGGTAGAACTCTCCGAACCGAAGGCCAGTCGGCGTCCCTTCAGTTCAACCAGTTGGTCGCCACTGGTGATGGGGCGCAAACCACTGGCGCCATTGGCGATGAACACACTTGTGAACTCTGCATCGATCTCCCG is a genomic window containing:
- a CDS encoding ATP-binding cassette domain-containing protein; its protein translation is MTALLELRQACLGQRLQPITLTLRADQRVVLLGASGAGKTTLLKLCNGALSPDAGSVHWCSRPPQQLSRRQRRQIGTLWQDLRLVEELSVIQNINSGALGRHGLLWAIRNLLGPLDTNTCLALMHQVKLEADLLEQPVRELSGGQRQRVALGRLLHQQPELVLADEPLSALDPSLAEDVLNTLLLLPGCLISLHRPDLIHRFDRVLGLRGGALVIDAAPDTIHRDQLEWLYASA
- a CDS encoding putative selenate ABC transporter substrate-binding protein, producing the protein MSVRERRAVVATGLIAGLALTASVSSCGAPQNDTKQAVLQIGAIPDQNPEKLNRLYGTLSSELSEKLDVPVRYAPVSNYAAAVSAFRTGSLDLVWFGGLTGVQARLQTPGARVLAQREIDAEFTSVFIANGASGLRPITSGDQLVELKGRRLAFGSESSTSGRLMPQFFMGENGVKPEDLAGGGPGFSGSHDATIAVVQSGAYEVGALNEQVWRSNMADGRVDPSKVSVIWRTPPYVDYHWVVRPGLDERFGDGFTDKLQTALLDLSADTENGATILELFGAERFIPAKDEDYVMIETVGRQLGKIR